The following proteins are co-located in the Pseudomonas sp. DY-1 genome:
- a CDS encoding aminotransferase class V-fold PLP-dependent enzyme: MSLISPWRSDFPALSALAAEGQTYLDSAATSQKPQPVLDALLGYYASGAANVHRAQHLPGERATRAFEGTRMRAAQWLNAANPAEILFTRGVTEAINLLAYGLEHLFQPDDEIAISALEHHANLLPWQQLVLRRQLKLVVLPLDDRGLIDLEQARQLIGPRTRLLAVSQLSNVLGRWQPLTELLPLARSQGAITVVDGAQGAVHGRHDVQAMGCDFYTFSSHKLYGPDGVGVLYGRNEALGRLKHWQFGGEMVHTTGYQTADFHGAPLGFEAGTPAIASVIGLGAALDYLGNLEAAAIAGHEAALHAKLLAGLGARDGVRLLGAPELALASFSIDGVHSADLAHLLTEQGIAVRAGHHCAMPLMQTLGVQGAVRVSLGLYNDGDDLERFFAALDKALELLR, from the coding sequence ATGTCCCTGATTTCACCCTGGCGCTCCGACTTCCCCGCCCTTTCGGCCCTGGCGGCCGAGGGGCAGACCTATCTGGACAGTGCCGCCACCTCGCAGAAGCCCCAGCCAGTGCTCGACGCCCTGCTCGGCTACTACGCCAGTGGCGCGGCTAATGTACATCGCGCCCAACACTTGCCCGGAGAACGCGCCACCCGAGCCTTTGAAGGGACCCGGATGCGCGCAGCGCAGTGGCTGAATGCCGCGAATCCGGCGGAAATCCTCTTCACCCGAGGCGTCACCGAGGCAATCAACTTGCTGGCCTACGGCCTGGAGCACCTGTTCCAGCCTGACGATGAGATCGCCATCAGCGCGCTGGAGCATCACGCCAACCTGCTGCCCTGGCAGCAACTCGTCCTGCGCAGGCAGCTCAAGCTGGTGGTGCTGCCACTGGATGATCGTGGCCTGATAGATCTGGAGCAGGCCCGGCAGTTGATTGGCCCGCGTACCCGCTTGTTGGCGGTGAGTCAGCTGTCCAATGTGCTCGGTCGCTGGCAGCCGCTGACCGAACTGCTGCCCCTGGCGCGCAGCCAAGGCGCCATTACCGTGGTCGACGGTGCCCAGGGCGCAGTCCATGGCCGCCATGACGTACAGGCTATGGGTTGCGACTTCTACACATTCTCCAGCCACAAGCTCTACGGCCCGGACGGCGTCGGCGTGCTCTATGGCCGTAACGAGGCCCTGGGCCGCCTGAAGCATTGGCAGTTTGGAGGTGAGATGGTCCATACCACCGGCTACCAGACGGCCGATTTCCATGGCGCGCCCCTGGGCTTCGAAGCCGGTACCCCGGCGATTGCTTCGGTTATCGGCCTGGGCGCGGCGCTGGACTACCTGGGCAACCTGGAAGCTGCCGCCATCGCCGGGCATGAGGCGGCCCTTCACGCCAAGCTACTGGCCGGCCTTGGCGCACGAGACGGCGTGCGTCTCCTCGGTGCCCCGGAACTGGCGCTCGCCAGTTTCAGCATCGATGGCGTGCATAGCGCTGACCTGGCCCACCTTCTCACCGAGCAGGGTATTGCCGTGCGTGCCGGGCATCACTGTGCCATGCCGCTCATGCAGACCCTTGGCGTGCAAGGTGCTGTTCGCGTGTCCCTCGGACTGTATAACGACGGCGATGATCTGGAGCGGTTCTTCGCCGCGCTGGACAAGGCCCTGGAGTTGCTGCGATGA
- the dapD gene encoding 2,3,4,5-tetrahydropyridine-2,6-dicarboxylate N-succinyltransferase, with protein MSNALFSIAFGVGTQNRQGNWLEVFYALPLLKPSEQLVAAVAPVLGYSAGNQAITISNAQAAQLATVLKDIDAAQSALLTRLAESHKPLVATLLAEDAALTSTPEAYLKLHLLSHRLAKPHGLNLTGIFPLLPNVAWTSQGAVDLAELAERQLEARLKGELLEVFSVDKFPKMTDYVVPAGVRIADTARVRLGAYVGEGTTVMHEGFVNFNAGTEGPGMIEGRVSAGVFVRKGSDLGGGCSTMGTLSGGGNIVISVGEGCLIGANAGIGIPLGDRNIVEAGLYITAGTKVALLDDQNQLVKVVKARDLAGQADLLFRRNSQNGAVECKTNKTAIELNEALHAHN; from the coding sequence ATGTCCAACGCTCTCTTCAGCATCGCCTTCGGCGTCGGTACCCAGAATCGCCAGGGCAACTGGCTGGAAGTCTTCTACGCCCTTCCGCTGCTCAAGCCGTCCGAGCAACTGGTCGCTGCAGTCGCCCCGGTGCTCGGCTACAGTGCCGGCAACCAGGCCATCACCATCAGCAATGCCCAGGCCGCCCAACTGGCGACCGTGCTCAAGGATATCGACGCAGCGCAGTCAGCCCTGTTGACCCGCCTGGCCGAAAGCCACAAGCCGCTGGTCGCCACCCTGCTGGCCGAAGACGCCGCCCTGACCTCCACCCCGGAGGCCTACCTCAAGCTGCACCTGCTGTCTCACCGCCTGGCCAAGCCCCATGGCCTGAACCTGACCGGCATTTTCCCGCTGCTGCCGAACGTTGCTTGGACCAGTCAGGGCGCCGTCGACCTGGCCGAACTGGCCGAGCGCCAGCTGGAAGCCCGCCTGAAGGGCGAGCTGCTGGAAGTCTTCTCCGTGGACAAGTTCCCGAAAATGACCGACTACGTGGTTCCGGCCGGCGTGCGTATCGCCGACACCGCCCGCGTACGCCTGGGCGCCTACGTGGGTGAAGGCACCACCGTGATGCACGAAGGCTTCGTCAACTTCAACGCCGGCACCGAAGGTCCGGGCATGATCGAAGGCCGCGTGTCCGCAGGCGTCTTCGTACGCAAAGGCTCGGACCTGGGCGGCGGTTGCTCCACCATGGGCACCCTGTCCGGCGGCGGCAACATCGTCATCTCCGTAGGCGAAGGCTGCCTGATCGGCGCCAACGCCGGCATCGGCATTCCGCTGGGTGACCGCAACATCGTTGAAGCCGGCCTGTACATCACCGCTGGCACCAAGGTGGCCCTGCTGGACGACCAGAACCAGCTGGTGAAAGTGGTCAAGGCCCGCGACCTGGCTGGCCAGGCTGACCTGCTGTTCCGCCGCAACTCGCAGAACGGCGCCGTTGAGTGCAAGACCAACAAGACTGCCATCGAGCTGAACGAAGCCCTGCACGCTCACAACTGA
- a CDS encoding LysE family translocator — protein MEIAWALFIPACFALNMAPGPNNLLSLHNAARQGLRPACLAGAGRLLAFAGMIALAASGLALVLQASATLFLAIKLLGAGYLFWLAYQLWRAPGGHFAEPGEVVRLSLWKLSRQEFWVAAGNPKAILIFTAFLPQFVNPQQAVGPQFLALGLAFLALEWLAILLYALAGLNLGRLLAGPRARRLFNRGCAVLLGSAGLGLLLSRRPA, from the coding sequence ATGGAAATCGCCTGGGCGCTCTTCATCCCGGCCTGCTTCGCGCTGAACATGGCGCCGGGGCCGAACAACCTGCTGTCGCTGCATAACGCAGCGCGCCAGGGTCTGCGCCCCGCCTGCCTCGCTGGTGCCGGACGATTGCTGGCCTTCGCCGGGATGATCGCCCTCGCCGCCTCAGGGCTGGCCCTGGTCCTGCAGGCTTCGGCCACGCTGTTCCTGGCCATCAAGCTGCTGGGCGCCGGCTACCTGTTCTGGCTGGCCTACCAGCTCTGGCGCGCACCAGGTGGCCACTTCGCCGAACCCGGCGAGGTCGTTCGCCTGTCCCTGTGGAAGCTGTCGCGCCAGGAGTTCTGGGTAGCCGCGGGCAATCCCAAGGCAATCCTGATCTTCACCGCCTTCCTGCCGCAGTTCGTCAATCCGCAGCAGGCGGTCGGCCCGCAATTCCTGGCTCTAGGCCTGGCCTTCCTGGCCCTGGAATGGCTGGCCATCCTGCTTTACGCCCTGGCCGGGCTGAATCTCGGCCGCCTGCTCGCCGGGCCTCGTGCCCGGCGCCTGTTCAACCGTGGCTGCGCTGTCCTGCTGGGCAGCGCCGGCCTGGGCCTGCTGCTCAGCCGCCGCCCCGCCTGA
- a CDS encoding ArsC family reductase, with amino-acid sequence MSITLYGIKACDTMKKARTWLEEQGVAYSFHDYKASAIDRANLDKWCAEHGWETVLNRAGTTFRKLDDAQKADLDQEKAIALMLAQPSMIKRPVLDLGDRTLVGFKPDLYAAAFK; translated from the coding sequence ATGAGCATCACCCTCTACGGCATCAAAGCGTGCGACACCATGAAGAAGGCCCGCACCTGGCTCGAAGAGCAAGGCGTCGCCTACAGCTTCCATGACTACAAGGCATCGGCCATCGATCGCGCCAATCTCGACAAATGGTGCGCCGAACACGGCTGGGAAACCGTCCTGAACCGCGCCGGAACCACATTCCGCAAACTGGACGACGCGCAGAAGGCCGACCTTGACCAGGAAAAGGCAATCGCCCTGATGCTGGCCCAGCCCTCGATGATCAAGCGTCCGGTGCTGGACCTGGGTGATCGCACCCTGGTCGGCTTCAAGCCGGACCTTTACGCGGCCGCCTTCAAGTAA
- the dapC gene encoding succinyldiaminopimelate transaminase, with translation MNDALNHLQPYPFEKLRALLAGAQSPAEKKAIALSIGEPKHRSPAFVAEALSANLDQLAVYPTTLGIPALREAIAQWCERRFKVPGGWLDAARHVLPVNGTREALFAFTQAVVNRADNGLVVSPNPFYQIYEGAALLAGAEPHYLPCLAENGFNPDFDAVPADVWQRCQVLFLCSPGNPTGALIPVDTLKKLIALADEHDFVIAADECYSELYFDEQNPPAGLLTACAELGRSDFKRCVVFHSLSKRSNLPGLRSGFVAGDAGILKSFLLYRTYHGCAMPVQTQLASVAAWNDEVHVRANRALYREKFDAMLDILGPVLDVQRPDGGFYLWPKTPVDDETFTRELFAREHVTVVPGSYLSRAVNGFNPGAGRVRMALVAPLAECVEAGERIRDFIRGL, from the coding sequence ATGAACGACGCCCTGAATCACCTGCAGCCCTACCCCTTCGAGAAACTCCGTGCCCTGCTGGCCGGCGCCCAGTCACCGGCGGAGAAGAAGGCCATCGCCCTGTCCATCGGCGAACCCAAGCACCGCTCTCCGGCTTTCGTCGCCGAAGCCCTGTCGGCCAATCTCGACCAACTGGCGGTCTACCCCACGACCCTGGGCATTCCGGCGCTGCGCGAGGCCATTGCCCAATGGTGCGAGCGTCGCTTCAAGGTACCGGGTGGCTGGCTCGATGCTGCCCGCCACGTACTGCCGGTGAATGGCACCCGCGAGGCGCTGTTCGCTTTCACCCAGGCAGTGGTCAATCGTGCAGATAACGGACTGGTAGTCAGCCCGAACCCCTTCTACCAGATCTACGAAGGTGCAGCCCTGCTGGCCGGTGCCGAGCCCCATTACCTGCCATGCCTGGCGGAGAACGGCTTCAACCCGGACTTCGACGCCGTTCCAGCTGACGTCTGGCAGCGTTGCCAGGTCCTCTTCCTCTGCTCTCCGGGCAACCCTACCGGCGCGCTGATCCCGGTAGATACCCTGAAGAAGCTGATCGCCCTGGCCGACGAGCACGACTTCGTGATCGCGGCCGACGAGTGCTACAGCGAGCTGTACTTCGACGAGCAGAACCCGCCGGCTGGACTGCTCACCGCTTGCGCCGAACTCGGCCGCTCCGACTTCAAGCGCTGTGTCGTGTTCCACAGCCTGTCCAAGCGCTCCAACCTGCCTGGCCTGCGCTCGGGCTTCGTCGCCGGCGACGCAGGCATCCTCAAGTCCTTCCTGCTGTACCGCACCTACCACGGCTGTGCGATGCCTGTGCAGACCCAGCTGGCCAGCGTCGCAGCCTGGAATGACGAAGTGCACGTGCGCGCCAACCGCGCCCTGTACCGAGAGAAATTCGACGCAATGCTGGATATCCTTGGTCCGGTCCTCGATGTGCAGCGCCCGGACGGCGGCTTCTATCTCTGGCCGAAGACGCCGGTGGACGACGAGACCTTCACCCGCGAACTGTTCGCCCGCGAGCACGTCACCGTGGTCCCCGGCTCCTACCTGTCGCGCGCTGTGAATGGCTTCAACCCCGGTGCGGGCCGCGTACGCATGGCCCTGGTGGCCCCGCTGGCCGAGTGTGTCGAAGCCGGTGAACGTATCCGCGACTTCATCAGGGGCCTGTGA
- a CDS encoding [protein-PII] uridylyltransferase, which translates to MPQVDPELFDRGQFQAELALKSSPIAAFKKAIRQARDVLDNRFTNGRDIRRLVEDRAWFVDQILRAAWERFDWSEDADIALLAVGGYGRGELHPYSDIDLLILLDSADHEVFRAPIEGFLTLLWDIGLEVGQSVRSVAECAEEARADLTVITNLMESRTIAGPEHLRQRMLDVTSPEQMWPSKHFFLSKRTEQKARHAKYNDTEYNLEPNVKGSPGGLRDIQTILWVARRQFGSLNLHGLVQQGFLVESECSMLASSQEFLWKVRYALHMLAGRAEDRLLFDHQRKIAALLGFGDGDGKLNIERFMQKYYRVVMGVSELSDLINQHFEEVILRAGETGQAQPLNSRFQLRDGYIEVTHPNVFKRTPFAMLEIFVLMAQHPEIKGVRADTIRLLRESRHLIDDEFRKDIRNTSLFIELFKSAQGIHRNLRRMNRYGILGLYLPEFGQIIGQMQHDLFHIYTVDAHTLNLIKHLRKLKWPELAEKFPLASKLMDKLPKPELIYLAGLYHDIGKGRGGDHSELGAVDAEVFCARHQLPVWDSRLVAWLVQHHLVMSTTAQRKDLSDPQVIYDFARLVGDQTRLDYLYVLTVADINATNPSLWNSWRASLLRQLYTETKRALRRGLENPLDREEQIRQTQSAAIDTLVRNGIDQDEAEQLWSQLGDDYFLRHTASDVVWHTEAILQHPAGNDPLVLIKETAQREFEGATQIFIYAPDQHDFFAVTVAAMSQLNLNIHDARIITSTSQFTLDTYIVLDADGGRIGENPARIREIREGLIDALKNPDEYPAIIQRRVPRQLKHFAFPPQVTISNDAQRPVTILELIAPDRPGLLARIGRIFLEFDLSLQNAKIATLGERVEDVFFVTDADNQPLSDPELCLRLQEAIVSQLSEANGQSLDPTRISI; encoded by the coding sequence ATGCCGCAGGTGGATCCCGAGTTGTTCGACCGCGGGCAGTTCCAGGCGGAACTGGCCTTGAAGTCCAGCCCCATCGCTGCCTTCAAGAAAGCCATCCGCCAGGCCCGCGACGTGCTCGACAACCGTTTCACCAACGGTCGCGACATCCGTCGCCTGGTGGAGGATCGTGCCTGGTTCGTCGACCAGATACTGCGGGCGGCCTGGGAGCGCTTCGATTGGAGCGAAGATGCCGACATCGCCCTGCTGGCAGTGGGCGGCTATGGTCGCGGCGAGCTGCATCCTTACTCTGACATCGACCTGCTGATCCTGCTGGACAGCGCCGACCACGAAGTCTTCCGCGCGCCCATCGAAGGCTTCCTCACCCTGCTCTGGGACATCGGCCTGGAAGTCGGTCAGAGCGTTCGCTCGGTTGCCGAATGCGCCGAAGAAGCACGTGCCGACCTGACGGTGATCACCAACCTGATGGAAAGCCGCACCATTGCTGGTCCCGAGCACCTGCGTCAGCGCATGCTGGACGTCACCAGCCCCGAGCAGATGTGGCCGAGCAAGCACTTCTTCCTCTCCAAGCGCACCGAGCAGAAGGCACGCCACGCCAAATACAACGACACCGAATACAACCTGGAACCCAACGTGAAGGGTTCCCCCGGCGGCCTGCGTGACATCCAGACCATTCTCTGGGTCGCTCGCCGGCAGTTCGGCAGCCTCAACCTGCACGGCCTGGTGCAGCAAGGCTTCCTTGTAGAAAGCGAGTGCAGCATGCTGGCCTCCAGCCAGGAGTTTCTCTGGAAGGTCCGCTACGCGCTGCACATGCTCGCCGGTCGAGCCGAAGACCGACTGCTGTTCGACCACCAACGCAAGATCGCCGCCCTCCTCGGCTTCGGGGACGGAGACGGCAAGCTCAACATCGAACGTTTCATGCAGAAGTACTACCGGGTGGTGATGGGCGTCTCCGAACTCAGCGACCTGATCAACCAGCATTTCGAGGAAGTCATCCTGCGTGCAGGGGAAACCGGTCAGGCACAGCCGCTCAACAGCCGCTTCCAGCTGCGCGACGGCTACATCGAGGTGACCCACCCGAACGTCTTCAAGCGCACGCCCTTCGCAATGCTGGAAATCTTCGTGCTGATGGCCCAGCACCCAGAGATCAAGGGCGTTCGCGCCGATACCATTCGCCTGCTGCGTGAAAGCCGTCATCTGATCGACGACGAGTTCCGCAAGGACATCCGCAATACCAGCCTGTTCATCGAGCTGTTCAAGTCCGCCCAAGGCATCCACCGCAATCTTCGCCGGATGAATCGCTACGGCATCCTTGGCCTGTACCTACCGGAGTTCGGCCAGATCATCGGGCAGATGCAGCACGACCTGTTCCACATCTATACGGTGGATGCCCACACTCTCAACCTGATCAAACACCTGCGCAAGTTGAAGTGGCCCGAGCTGGCGGAGAAATTCCCCCTGGCCAGCAAGCTGATGGACAAGCTGCCCAAGCCCGAACTGATCTACCTCGCCGGGCTCTACCACGACATCGGCAAGGGCCGTGGCGGCGACCACTCCGAGCTGGGCGCCGTGGATGCCGAGGTCTTCTGCGCACGACACCAGTTGCCGGTATGGGACTCACGACTGGTGGCCTGGCTGGTGCAGCATCATCTGGTGATGTCCACCACAGCGCAGCGCAAGGACCTTTCCGATCCGCAGGTGATTTACGACTTCGCGCGTCTGGTAGGCGACCAGACCCGTCTGGATTACCTCTATGTGCTCACCGTGGCCGATATCAACGCCACCAACCCGAGCCTTTGGAACTCCTGGCGCGCCAGCCTGCTGCGCCAGCTCTACACCGAGACCAAGCGCGCATTGCGCCGTGGCCTGGAAAATCCACTGGACCGCGAAGAGCAGATTCGCCAGACCCAGTCCGCCGCCATCGATACCCTGGTGCGCAACGGCATCGACCAGGACGAGGCCGAACAGCTCTGGAGCCAGTTGGGCGACGACTACTTCCTGCGCCATACCGCCAGCGACGTGGTTTGGCATACCGAGGCGATACTCCAGCATCCGGCCGGCAACGACCCGCTGGTACTGATCAAGGAAACCGCCCAGCGCGAATTCGAAGGCGCTACACAGATATTCATCTACGCGCCGGACCAGCACGACTTCTTCGCCGTGACCGTGGCGGCCATGTCGCAGTTGAATCTGAACATTCATGACGCACGGATCATCACGTCCACCAGCCAGTTCACCCTCGACACCTACATCGTGCTCGACGCGGACGGCGGGCGGATCGGCGAGAACCCGGCGCGTATCCGCGAAATCCGTGAAGGCCTGATCGACGCCCTGAAGAATCCGGACGAGTACCCGGCCATCATCCAGCGCCGCGTCCCGCGCCAGCTCAAGCACTTTGCATTCCCGCCACAAGTGACCATCTCCAATGACGCGCAGCGTCCGGTGACCATCCTCGAACTGATCGCCCCCGACCGCCCTGGCCTGCTGGCGCGCATCGGGCGTATCTTCCTGGAGTTCGACCTGTCGCTGCAGAACGCCAAGATCGCCACCCTGGGCGAGCGCGTGGAAGACGTTTTCTTCGTCACCGATGCGGACAACCAGCCACTCTCCGACCCTGAGCTCTGCCTGCGGCTGCAGGAGGCGATCGTCTCCCAGTTGTCCGAAGCCAATGGGCAGAGCCTGGACCCCACGCGAATAAGCATCTGA
- the map gene encoding type I methionyl aminopeptidase produces the protein MTVTIKTPAEIEKMRVAGRLAAEVLEMIGEHVKAGVTTDELDRICHDYIVNVQQAIPAPLNYKGFPKSICTSINHVVCHGIPNEKPLKDGDIVNIDVTVIKDGYHGDTSKMFMVGKAPEWADKLCRVTQECMYKGIELVKPGARLGDIGEVIQKYAEKQGYSVVREYCGHGIGAVFHEEPQVLHYGRAGTGMELKEGMTFTIEPMINQGRPETRLLGDGWTAITKDRKLSAQWEHTVLVTADGYEILTLRSDDTLPRTSS, from the coding sequence ATGACCGTCACCATCAAGACGCCCGCAGAAATCGAGAAAATGCGCGTTGCCGGCCGCCTGGCCGCCGAAGTGCTGGAGATGATCGGCGAGCATGTCAAAGCCGGCGTGACCACCGACGAACTGGACCGCATCTGCCATGACTACATCGTCAACGTGCAGCAGGCCATCCCCGCGCCCCTCAATTACAAGGGCTTCCCCAAGTCGATCTGCACCTCGATCAACCACGTGGTGTGCCACGGCATTCCCAACGAGAAGCCGCTGAAGGATGGCGACATCGTTAATATCGACGTCACCGTCATCAAGGACGGCTACCACGGCGACACCAGCAAGATGTTCATGGTGGGCAAGGCGCCGGAATGGGCGGACAAGCTCTGCCGCGTGACCCAGGAATGCATGTACAAGGGCATCGAGCTGGTCAAGCCTGGCGCTCGCCTGGGCGACATCGGCGAGGTGATCCAGAAGTATGCCGAGAAGCAGGGCTACTCCGTGGTCCGTGAGTACTGCGGCCACGGCATCGGTGCCGTGTTCCACGAAGAACCCCAGGTCCTGCACTACGGCCGCGCCGGCACCGGCATGGAACTCAAGGAAGGCATGACCTTCACCATCGAGCCGATGATCAACCAGGGCCGCCCGGAAACGCGCTTGCTCGGCGACGGCTGGACCGCCATCACCAAGGACCGCAAGCTCTCCGCACAGTGGGAGCACACCGTACTGGTCACCGCCGACGGCTATGAGATCCTCACCCTGCGCAGCGACGATACCCTGCCGCGCACCTCGTCCTGA
- the rpsB gene encoding 30S ribosomal protein S2: MSQVNMRDMLKAGVHFGHQTRYWNPKMGKYIFGARNKIHIINLEKTLPMFNEALSFVEKLAAGKNKVLFVGTKRSAGKIVREEAARCGSPYVDHRWLGGMLTNYKTIRQSIKRLRDLETQAQDGTFAKLTKKEALMRTRDLEKLERSLGGIKDMGGLPDALFVIDVDHERIAISEANKLGIPVIGVVDTNSSPEGVDYVIPGNDDAIRAVQLYLASVADAVIRGRQNAVGGPDEFVEEAASEAAEG, encoded by the coding sequence ATGTCCCAAGTCAATATGCGCGATATGCTGAAGGCCGGTGTGCACTTCGGCCACCAGACCCGTTACTGGAATCCGAAAATGGGCAAGTACATTTTCGGCGCGCGTAACAAGATCCACATCATCAACCTTGAAAAAACCCTGCCGATGTTCAATGAAGCTCTGTCCTTCGTTGAGAAACTGGCTGCAGGCAAGAACAAGGTTCTGTTCGTCGGCACCAAGCGTTCCGCTGGCAAGATCGTTCGCGAAGAAGCTGCTCGTTGCGGCTCCCCGTACGTCGATCACCGCTGGCTGGGCGGCATGCTGACCAACTACAAGACCATCCGTCAGTCCATCAAGCGTCTGCGCGACCTGGAAACCCAGGCCCAGGACGGCACCTTCGCCAAACTGACCAAGAAAGAAGCCCTGATGCGTACCCGCGACCTCGAGAAGCTCGAGCGCAGCCTGGGTGGTATCAAGGATATGGGCGGCCTGCCGGACGCTCTGTTCGTGATCGACGTTGACCACGAGCGCATCGCCATCAGCGAAGCCAACAAGCTGGGTATCCCGGTAATCGGCGTAGTCGATACCAACAGCAGCCCTGAAGGCGTTGATTACGTCATTCCGGGTAACGACGACGCCATTCGCGCCGTTCAGCTGTACCTGGCCAGCGTTGCTGATGCTGTAATCCGCGGCCGTCAGAATGCCGTTGGTGGCCCTGACGAGTTCGTTGAAGAAGCTGCTTCCGAGGCCGCTGAAGGCTGA
- the tsf gene encoding translation elongation factor Ts, with the protein MAEITAALVKELRERTGLGMMDCKKALTAADGDIEKAIDDMRAAGAIKAAKKAGNIAAEGAIAVKVADDNKVAVIIEVNSQTDFLALQDDFKSFVAASLEQAFNEKLTDAAPLVESREEARLALVSKTGENVNIRRLSRVEGDVVGAYLHGHRIGVVVNLKGGNPELAKDIAMHVAASNPQFLSSSQVSEEAIAKEKEIFLALNADKIAGKPENIVENMVKGRIAKFLAEASLVEQPFVKDPEVKVGDLAKKAGAEIVSFVRYEVGEGIEKVEVDFAAEVAAQVAATKQ; encoded by the coding sequence ATGGCAGAGATTACTGCAGCCCTGGTTAAAGAACTGCGCGAGCGTACCGGCCTCGGCATGATGGATTGCAAGAAGGCCCTGACCGCCGCTGACGGCGACATCGAAAAGGCCATCGACGACATGCGTGCCGCTGGTGCCATCAAGGCTGCCAAGAAGGCTGGCAACATCGCCGCCGAAGGTGCCATCGCTGTCAAGGTTGCTGACGACAATAAGGTTGCCGTCATCATCGAAGTCAACTCCCAGACCGACTTCCTGGCCCTGCAGGACGACTTCAAATCCTTCGTTGCCGCTTCCCTGGAACAGGCTTTCAACGAGAAGCTGACCGACGCTGCTCCGCTGGTTGAGTCCCGCGAAGAGGCTCGCCTGGCCCTGGTTTCCAAGACCGGTGAGAACGTCAACATCCGTCGTCTGAGCCGCGTTGAAGGTGACGTGGTTGGCGCCTACCTGCACGGCCACCGCATCGGCGTAGTCGTGAACCTGAAGGGTGGCAACCCGGAGCTGGCCAAGGACATCGCCATGCACGTGGCAGCCAGCAATCCGCAGTTCCTGAGCTCGTCCCAGGTTTCCGAAGAAGCCATCGCCAAGGAAAAGGAAATCTTCCTGGCCCTGAACGCCGACAAGATCGCCGGCAAGCCGGAAAACATCGTCGAGAACATGGTCAAGGGCCGTATCGCCAAGTTCCTGGCCGAGGCCAGCCTGGTCGAGCAGCCTTTCGTCAAGGATCCGGAAGTCAAGGTAGGTGATCTGGCCAAGAAAGCCGGCGCCGAGATCGTTTCCTTCGTTCGTTATGAAGTAGGTGAAGGCATCGAGAAAGTCGAAGTCGACTTCGCTGCCGAAGTAGCTGCTCAAGTCGCTGCTACCAAGCAATAA
- the pyrH gene encoding UMP kinase: MAQQVSGRQPRYKRILLKLSGEALMGSEEFGIDPKVLDRMALEIGQLVGIGVQVGLVIGGGNLFRGAALSAAGMDRVTGDHMGMLATVMNALAMRDALERSNIPAIVMSAISMVGVTDHYDRRKAMRHLASGEVVIFSAGTGNPFFTTDSAACLRAIEVDADVVLKATKVDGVYTADPFKDPNAEKFERLTYDEVLDRKLGVMDLTAICLCRDQKMPLRVFNMNKPGALLNIVVGGAEGTLIEEGEQ, encoded by the coding sequence ATGGCTCAGCAGGTGAGTGGTCGCCAACCTCGCTATAAACGCATTCTGCTCAAACTCAGCGGTGAGGCCCTGATGGGCTCCGAGGAGTTCGGTATCGATCCGAAGGTCCTCGATCGCATGGCGCTGGAGATCGGCCAACTGGTCGGTATCGGCGTGCAGGTCGGCCTGGTAATCGGCGGCGGCAATCTTTTCCGCGGTGCGGCCCTCAGCGCCGCTGGCATGGACCGCGTGACCGGCGACCACATGGGCATGCTGGCTACCGTGATGAATGCCCTTGCCATGCGCGATGCGCTGGAACGTTCCAATATCCCGGCCATCGTGATGTCGGCGATATCCATGGTCGGCGTGACCGATCACTACGACCGCCGCAAGGCCATGCGCCACCTGGCTTCCGGCGAAGTGGTGATCTTCTCTGCCGGTACCGGCAACCCCTTCTTCACCACTGACTCGGCCGCGTGCCTGCGTGCCATCGAGGTGGATGCGGACGTGGTACTGAAAGCCACCAAGGTCGATGGCGTGTACACTGCCGACCCGTTCAAGGACCCCAATGCCGAGAAATTCGAGCGCCTGACCTACGACGAGGTGCTGGATCGCAAGCTGGGCGTCATGGATCTCACGGCCATCTGTCTGTGCCGTGACCAGAAGATGCCGCTGCGGGTCTTCAATATGAATAAACCGGGTGCCTTGCTGAACATCGTGGTTGGCGGCGCCGAAGGAACCCTGATCGAGGAGGGCGAACAGTGA